One Solibacillus sp. R5-41 DNA segment encodes these proteins:
- a CDS encoding ABC transporter substrate-binding protein: MNKKLLSLLLFAFVLILTACSSDESSNGEAGGSTTSTPENQNRDLTIAIGSDMLGFDIHDHNNTSTESVHQHMFDYLFKRDSNNELQPMLAESYEIINDTTVKIALKQGVKFHNGDEFTAEDVKFTLERVAQTSSLKENANYKQIKEVQVVDTYTVNIITVAPEPSIIHRLSRLGSGMLPKKYIEENGWDHFLANPIGTGPYKFVEWVRDNKIVFEKFDDYYQGAVDEWDSVTFRIIPEDSTRVSELLTGGVDIATNVPPADWDRVNGNKGTSLKQEVSNRSIFLMLRTTDGYPTSDVRVRQAIDYAIDDRTLTDIALKGGGIPVLTTVGPGNFGHEPSLYDTHNYDLEKAKQLLANAGYPDGFEMTLQSPKGRYLMDAEVSELIVGMLSQVGIKVKLEFLEWSNFVEMRTANKNKDAYMLGLGNSMFDGAYAVDWYNAKRNVDHTDYSNSKIEELLAQSKVNMDPTTRAKQIQEIQKIAAEDLPFIYLYQEKINVGVNDRIDFTPTSDEMLYAPNMKLK, encoded by the coding sequence TTGAATAAAAAATTATTATCATTACTGTTATTTGCATTTGTATTAATTTTAACTGCATGTAGTTCAGATGAAAGTTCAAATGGTGAAGCAGGTGGAAGTACTACCTCTACACCAGAAAATCAAAATCGCGACTTAACAATCGCAATCGGTTCAGATATGTTAGGGTTTGATATTCATGACCACAACAATACATCTACAGAATCTGTACATCAACATATGTTTGATTATTTATTTAAACGTGATTCAAACAATGAATTGCAGCCAATGTTGGCAGAGTCATATGAAATTATTAATGATACAACAGTGAAAATTGCATTAAAGCAAGGTGTTAAATTCCACAACGGCGATGAATTTACAGCAGAAGATGTGAAGTTCACTTTAGAGCGTGTTGCCCAAACATCATCATTAAAAGAAAACGCTAACTACAAGCAAATTAAAGAAGTGCAGGTGGTAGATACATATACTGTAAATATCATTACAGTTGCTCCAGAACCTTCAATTATTCATCGTTTATCACGCTTAGGTTCAGGAATGCTACCTAAAAAATATATTGAAGAAAACGGGTGGGATCATTTCTTAGCAAATCCAATCGGTACGGGTCCTTATAAATTTGTTGAATGGGTACGTGATAATAAAATAGTATTCGAGAAATTTGACGATTACTATCAAGGGGCTGTGGATGAGTGGGATTCAGTAACTTTCCGCATTATTCCTGAAGATTCAACTCGCGTTTCTGAACTATTAACAGGTGGAGTTGATATTGCTACAAATGTTCCGCCGGCTGACTGGGATCGTGTCAACGGTAATAAGGGAACTAGTCTAAAACAAGAAGTATCGAATCGATCAATTTTCTTAATGCTCCGTACAACAGATGGGTACCCAACTTCTGATGTTCGTGTTCGTCAAGCAATTGATTATGCTATTGACGACAGAACGTTAACGGATATTGCATTAAAAGGTGGAGGTATCCCTGTTCTTACAACGGTTGGACCAGGCAACTTTGGACATGAACCAAGCTTATATGATACGCATAATTATGATCTTGAAAAAGCAAAGCAATTATTAGCTAATGCAGGCTATCCTGATGGCTTTGAGATGACATTACAATCACCAAAAGGCCGCTACCTAATGGATGCAGAAGTATCTGAATTAATCGTAGGTATGTTAAGCCAAGTCGGCATTAAAGTTAAACTTGAATTCTTAGAATGGAGCAACTTTGTTGAAATGCGTACTGCCAATAAAAATAAAGATGCATACATGCTTGGATTAGGAAACTCAATGTTCGATGGTGCATATGCTGTTGACTGGTATAATGCAAAACGTAATGTTGATCATACTGACTATTCTAATTCAAAAATAGAAGAATTATTAGCACAATCTAAAGTTAATATGGACCCTACAACTCGAGCAAAGCAGATTCAAGAAATCCAAAAAATTGCCGCAGAAGATTTACCATTTATTTACCTCTACCAAGAAAAAATTAATGTAGGTGTAAATGATCGTATTGACTTCACGCCAACTTCTGATGAAATGCTTTATGCACCAAATATGAAATTAAAATAA
- a CDS encoding ABC transporter ATP-binding protein: MRSNVILKVEDLHTYFRTGNGDVPSVNGVSFEIKEGETLAIVGESGSGKSVTSLSIMGLIEKPGEIRKGKVLFGDLDLVKVSESQYRKLRGNDVAMIFQEPLTSLNPLFTVGNQISESIRLHQGLGKKQAKIKGIEMLQHVGIPRPEKVFDSYPHTLSGGMRQRVMIAIALSCQPKLLIADEPTTALDVTIQAQILDLMRKLSKEEQTAILLITHDLGVVAEMADQVAVMYCGQVVEFGDVYSVFDNALHPYTQGLLDSTPKFFEENEVLTSIKGTVPTMDNMPKGCKFCPRCPFAFDKCMEVEPQLKQLKNGRQVRCWLLEQEEAIS, from the coding sequence ATGAGATCAAATGTCATTTTAAAAGTAGAAGATTTACATACTTATTTTCGCACAGGCAACGGTGACGTACCTTCAGTAAATGGCGTATCTTTTGAAATAAAAGAAGGTGAAACACTAGCAATTGTAGGAGAATCTGGTTCAGGAAAAAGTGTAACATCTTTATCAATTATGGGGCTCATCGAGAAGCCTGGTGAAATCCGCAAAGGGAAAGTATTATTTGGGGATTTAGATTTAGTAAAGGTTAGCGAAAGCCAATACCGGAAATTGCGCGGTAATGATGTTGCAATGATTTTCCAAGAACCATTAACATCATTGAACCCTTTATTTACAGTCGGTAACCAAATTTCAGAATCTATTAGACTACATCAAGGATTGGGTAAAAAACAAGCTAAAATTAAAGGTATTGAAATGCTACAGCATGTAGGAATTCCACGCCCTGAAAAAGTATTTGATTCATATCCCCACACGTTAAGTGGAGGGATGCGTCAACGTGTGATGATAGCAATTGCACTATCATGCCAGCCCAAATTACTTATTGCCGATGAACCTACAACAGCACTAGATGTAACAATTCAAGCACAAATTTTGGATTTGATGCGTAAGCTTTCTAAGGAGGAGCAGACAGCTATTTTATTAATTACCCATGATTTAGGTGTAGTAGCTGAAATGGCCGATCAAGTTGCCGTTATGTATTGCGGTCAAGTAGTAGAATTTGGAGATGTTTATAGTGTATTTGATAATGCACTACATCCTTATACACAAGGACTTTTGGATAGTACACCAAAGTTTTTTGAAGAAAATGAAGTACTTACTTCTATTAAAGGAACTGTCCCAACGATGGATAATATGCCAAAGGGCTGTAAATTCTGTCCACGCTGTCCATTTGCTTTCGATAAATGTATGGAAGTAGAACCGCAATTAAAGCAGCTAAAAAATGGGCGGCAAGTACGTTGTTGGTTATTAGAACAAGAGGAGGCGATTTCATGA
- a CDS encoding ABC transporter substrate-binding protein, producing MRKQKRMIVFCILLIVAILSACNSQDQTKEAEAKEKENPSETEYRTYTDYLGHKVEIPNSPKQVIYQGENYGDLLPLNADIIGGSYSWITGLIFEDQVKNVEDVGFPINLEKVLELKPDLIIIADTDEKVFEQLSKIAPTVVFDTFAPLENRLTELGDIVNKKQEATEWLKEYKEKEKAMWKQLLDEGILKSGETASVFTYYPGDRLFVMASTGLSQVLYHPDGFKPGDKIQPILDQGKGFEQISLELLPEFAGDRIFILTPETDEAIQSTKDMLNSPVWKGLPAVKNGKVYSLDILKTSSDASTREWLIDEIPSILKK from the coding sequence ATGCGCAAACAGAAAAGAATGATAGTATTTTGTATTCTATTAATAGTAGCCATACTAAGTGCTTGTAATTCACAAGATCAAACAAAAGAAGCTGAAGCAAAAGAAAAGGAAAATCCTAGCGAAACAGAATATAGAACTTATACAGACTATTTAGGTCATAAAGTCGAAATCCCAAATTCGCCAAAGCAAGTGATTTATCAAGGGGAAAATTATGGTGATCTACTACCTCTTAATGCGGACATTATTGGTGGTTCCTATTCATGGATTACAGGATTAATTTTTGAAGATCAGGTAAAGAATGTAGAAGATGTTGGATTTCCAATTAATTTAGAAAAAGTATTAGAATTAAAACCCGATCTAATTATTATTGCAGATACTGATGAAAAAGTTTTCGAACAGCTTTCTAAAATTGCTCCAACAGTAGTATTTGATACTTTTGCACCCCTAGAAAATCGTTTAACGGAACTTGGAGACATAGTCAATAAGAAACAAGAAGCAACTGAGTGGCTAAAGGAATACAAAGAAAAAGAAAAGGCAATGTGGAAGCAACTCTTGGACGAAGGAATTCTAAAATCAGGAGAAACTGCTTCAGTCTTTACCTACTATCCTGGAGACCGATTATTTGTAATGGCTTCAACTGGGCTTTCACAAGTACTGTATCATCCAGATGGGTTTAAACCTGGAGATAAAATTCAGCCAATCCTAGATCAAGGAAAAGGATTTGAACAGATTTCATTAGAATTACTTCCTGAATTTGCAGGTGATCGAATTTTCATTCTTACACCAGAAACCGATGAAGCTATTCAATCTACAAAGGATATGTTGAATAGCCCAGTCTGGAAAGGTCTACCCGCTGTAAAAAATGGAAAAGTGTATTCGCTAGACATTCTTAAAACTTCTAGTGATGCATCTACTAGAGAATGGCTAATCGATGAAATTCCATCTATACTAAAAAAATAG
- a CDS encoding ABC transporter permease, translating to MSEQVTTVEKEIPYTQVKKQSGAGKIFNSLMRSKTGLVGFIIVFIVVFIAIFAPLLAPYDPAAMNVAKMLKPPIWLEGSDSAHILGTDNLGRDILSRIIYGSRVSLLVGISAVVLAGIIGLIVGLVAGFYGGIVDMILMRLVDSFLAIPNILFALVFLAVFGPSVPTLIIVIGVTNWVSYARIVRSEALSIKEREFVKAARSIGVRNPLIIIRHIFPNVISSFIVISTLSVASTIILEASLSFLGLGIQSPTVSWGGILSDGRDYLATSWWLATLPGLAITITVLGIIFLGDWLRDILDPRSQGRG from the coding sequence ATGTCAGAGCAAGTTACAACGGTTGAAAAAGAAATTCCATATACACAAGTAAAAAAACAGTCCGGCGCAGGTAAAATTTTCAATTCTTTAATGCGTAGTAAAACGGGTTTGGTTGGATTTATTATTGTGTTTATTGTAGTATTCATTGCGATTTTCGCTCCATTACTGGCTCCCTATGATCCGGCGGCAATGAATGTAGCAAAAATGCTGAAGCCGCCGATTTGGCTTGAGGGAAGTGATTCGGCGCATATACTAGGAACAGATAATTTAGGGCGTGATATATTAAGCCGTATTATTTATGGATCTCGGGTTTCATTACTAGTAGGTATATCAGCGGTAGTTTTAGCGGGGATTATTGGACTCATCGTTGGATTAGTTGCAGGATTTTATGGTGGCATAGTTGATATGATTCTAATGCGTTTAGTCGATTCGTTTTTAGCGATTCCAAATATTTTATTTGCTTTAGTATTCTTGGCAGTATTCGGTCCAAGTGTACCTACATTGATTATCGTAATTGGTGTAACAAATTGGGTTTCCTACGCACGGATTGTGCGAAGCGAGGCACTGTCCATAAAAGAGCGGGAATTTGTGAAAGCAGCAAGGTCCATTGGGGTAAGGAATCCACTCATAATTATCCGTCATATTTTTCCGAATGTCATCTCTTCATTTATTGTCATTTCAACGCTAAGTGTTGCTTCAACAATCATCTTAGAAGCTTCTTTAAGTTTCTTAGGTTTAGGAATTCAGTCACCGACTGTTTCATGGGGCGGGATTTTAAGCGATGGTCGGGACTATTTAGCAACGAGCTGGTGGCTAGCAACTTTGCCAGGTTTAGCCATTACAATTACTGTATTAGGCATTATTTTCTTGGGAGATTGGTTACGTGATATTCTTGACCCGCGCTCTCAAGGTAGAGGTTAG
- a CDS encoding ABC transporter permease, which translates to MLKFIAKKMLEIIPVLLIISFIVFTLVFVAGDPVALMLPEDASQEDINNLREALGLNDPFIVQYGNYMLGVLQGDFGDSFRYNTAALPLVLERLPATLELAAASMVIAILIAIPFGIWSATKRNSVIDLFVTGTSVVAKAMPNFWLGIMLILIFSVTLGMFPVSGYGTWQHLILPAVTLGTGIGAEMTRLVRSNMVDILNQDYVRTAKSKGINRFFVVYKHAFRNSLIPVITITALQVSTLVGGALITETIFSWPGLGQLLIQAVNTRDMAIVQASVFVIAILVIVMNLVADMLYRVLDPRIKY; encoded by the coding sequence ATGCTGAAATTTATAGCAAAAAAAATGTTAGAAATCATTCCTGTATTACTTATTATTTCTTTTATTGTTTTTACGCTTGTATTTGTAGCTGGAGATCCGGTTGCGTTAATGCTACCTGAGGATGCTAGTCAAGAAGATATAAATAATTTACGAGAAGCGCTGGGCTTAAACGATCCATTTATCGTTCAATACGGCAACTATATGTTAGGTGTGCTACAAGGCGATTTTGGGGATTCTTTCCGCTACAATACAGCAGCCTTGCCGCTAGTTTTAGAACGCCTACCAGCTACCTTGGAATTAGCGGCAGCATCAATGGTCATTGCCATATTGATTGCCATTCCTTTTGGCATTTGGTCAGCGACAAAACGTAATTCAGTAATAGATTTATTTGTAACAGGTACTTCAGTAGTTGCAAAAGCAATGCCGAACTTTTGGCTAGGTATTATGCTTATCTTAATTTTTTCGGTAACACTAGGGATGTTCCCGGTATCAGGTTATGGAACGTGGCAGCATTTAATTTTGCCCGCCGTTACTTTAGGGACAGGCATAGGTGCTGAGATGACACGATTAGTTCGTTCGAATATGGTAGACATATTAAACCAGGACTATGTTAGAACAGCAAAAAGTAAAGGGATTAACCGCTTTTTTGTTGTTTATAAGCATGCATTTCGAAATTCTTTAATTCCTGTTATTACGATTACGGCACTGCAAGTTTCTACGCTTGTAGGGGGGGCACTTATTACTGAAACGATCTTTTCTTGGCCAGGGCTTGGTCAGCTGTTAATTCAAGCTGTAAATACACGTGATATGGCAATCGTGCAGGCAAGTGTATTTGTTATTGCAATATTAGTAATTGTCATGAATTTAGTTGCCGACATGTTATATCGTGTACTAGACCCACGTATCAAGTATTAA
- a CDS encoding sensor histidine kinase, producing MSIIKIYPKDQAIQYLVIDVVSIVFLISIVLSSDSDLSILVKIILLILLLVAFYFALWYRDWRLHLATLAGLLLIAIISVYEGSVMLTFGFMFADLIGRARVKWHIASAMLVIALMFIIVLWIESGELFKIEEPMIIPIMMLQLAFPLLIYFVEKTKNLKVELATVNTQLVQQDERQRIARDLHDTIGHTLTMIKIKTELTTKLMDKDLNRAKVELDDILTTTRTALKQVREIVSDMNFISLENELLHCENVLQTAHISFKLNSKCSNILLASVEETMLALCVREATTNLIKHSQAKNCSVEIDYIDHIYCLKIVDDGVGLENQGLGNGISSMKDRMNALQGTASVNNTKTGGTIVTLKLPIQYSRKVEPSL from the coding sequence GTGTCAATTATAAAAATTTATCCAAAAGATCAAGCCATACAATATTTAGTAATTGACGTAGTATCGATTGTTTTTTTAATTTCCATTGTATTAAGCTCGGACTCTGATTTATCGATACTAGTCAAAATTATTTTACTCATTTTATTGTTAGTGGCCTTTTATTTTGCATTATGGTATCGAGATTGGCGTCTTCACCTGGCAACATTAGCAGGACTTTTACTTATTGCAATTATTAGCGTTTATGAAGGTTCTGTCATGTTGACTTTTGGATTTATGTTCGCCGATTTAATCGGGAGAGCACGAGTCAAATGGCATATTGCTTCGGCTATGCTTGTAATTGCCCTCATGTTTATCATTGTTTTATGGATTGAAAGTGGCGAGCTTTTTAAAATAGAAGAACCGATGATCATTCCGATTATGATGCTGCAATTAGCATTCCCATTACTTATTTACTTTGTAGAAAAAACAAAAAACTTAAAAGTTGAGTTAGCAACGGTGAATACCCAACTCGTCCAACAAGACGAAAGGCAACGGATTGCAAGGGATCTCCATGATACGATAGGTCATACTTTAACAATGATTAAAATAAAAACCGAGTTGACAACGAAATTGATGGACAAAGACCTAAATAGAGCGAAAGTTGAGTTAGATGATATATTAACAACGACACGCACGGCTCTAAAACAAGTAAGAGAAATCGTATCCGATATGAATTTTATCTCGTTAGAAAATGAGCTTTTGCATTGTGAAAACGTATTACAGACAGCTCATATTTCTTTCAAGTTGAATAGTAAGTGTTCCAATATCCTATTAGCAAGTGTGGAAGAAACAATGCTCGCCTTATGTGTGAGAGAAGCAACAACCAACCTGATCAAGCATAGTCAGGCCAAAAATTGCAGCGTTGAGATTGATTATATTGACCACATCTATTGTCTAAAAATAGTTGATGACGGTGTAGGTCTAGAAAACCAAGGTCTCGGCAATGGTATCTCTTCTATGAAGGATCGAATGAATGCCCTTCAAGGAACCGCTTCCGTCAACAATACGAAAACTGGTGGAACGATTGTTACGTTAAAACTTCCTATCCAATATTCCAGAAAGGTGGAGCCGTCCTTATGA
- a CDS encoding response regulator transcription factor, with translation MIRVLIAEDQQMLRGALTSLLSFESDIQVIAEVADGQKAWEVIQSEVPDVCILDIEMPFLTGLELAENIKNTQLTCKVMIVTTFARPGYLQKAMDCDVNGYLLKDEPIDYLIDSIRKINNGDKVVSRDLAATLFVKELNPLNEREIAVLQLVKEGCTTNEISKKLFLTKGTIRNYLSTSIQKLHVESRQQAVNVASDKGWI, from the coding sequence ATGATACGTGTCCTAATCGCTGAAGACCAACAAATGTTACGCGGTGCCTTAACATCTTTACTGTCATTCGAGTCCGATATCCAAGTCATTGCAGAAGTAGCAGATGGTCAAAAAGCTTGGGAAGTGATTCAAAGCGAAGTACCTGACGTTTGTATATTAGATATTGAAATGCCCTTTCTCACTGGACTTGAACTTGCTGAAAACATCAAAAATACGCAGCTAACGTGTAAAGTCATGATTGTTACGACATTTGCCCGACCTGGATATTTACAAAAAGCAATGGATTGTGATGTAAACGGGTATTTGCTAAAGGATGAACCAATTGACTATTTAATAGATTCAATCCGAAAAATAAACAATGGAGACAAAGTCGTCAGTAGAGATTTGGCTGCTACATTATTTGTAAAAGAACTAAACCCACTCAATGAACGAGAAATCGCAGTTCTCCAACTTGTAAAAGAAGGCTGCACAACAAATGAAATAAGCAAAAAACTATTTTTAACAAAAGGTACGATTCGAAATTATTTATCAACTTCCATTCAAAAGCTCCACGTAGAATCCCGACAACAAGCCGTTAATGTGGCGAGTGATAAAGGTTGGATTTAA
- a CDS encoding DUF418 domain-containing protein: protein MMNNTQRLPLIDILRGFAVLGTLGTNIWIFAYFGDLSYITTSAYAGWWSLNDFIRMLVLFFVNGKLLGLLTIMFGVGLELKYQQSVRKGNAWPGVYIWTVLFLFVEGFIHFTFVMEYDILMSYAVTAMIVAFILKAGDKAINRTLYLVGGFHAFIILLVLITTLLGANVTLPSNDAIVSIYQNGTWFEQIDNRLTNFWFFRTEAIFIIPMNIFLFLIGVKLMRNGVFSQDENGRQARNKLFSIGLYIGVPLNFLIFIPGGAFDLPVRYLFAPVMALGYIGVFGKMIEYKKGDWLWKRFGQVGKMSLSIYVLQNIMASFIFYGWGLGLGGKLNSLEVIAIWITLSLLQLFIAQHWIKYFHVGPMEWIRKFAVQAISNK from the coding sequence ATGATGAATAATACGCAAAGATTGCCTTTAATTGATATTTTACGAGGTTTTGCGGTTTTGGGGACGCTCGGTACAAACATTTGGATTTTTGCTTATTTTGGGGACTTATCTTACATTACGACAAGTGCTTATGCGGGTTGGTGGTCATTGAATGATTTTATTCGAATGCTTGTGTTATTTTTCGTAAATGGGAAGCTGCTCGGACTGTTAACAATTATGTTTGGTGTTGGCCTCGAATTAAAATATCAACAATCGGTACGAAAAGGGAATGCATGGCCGGGTGTTTATATTTGGACTGTTTTATTCTTGTTTGTAGAGGGCTTTATCCATTTCACATTCGTAATGGAATATGATATTTTGATGAGTTACGCTGTGACCGCAATGATCGTTGCTTTTATTTTAAAGGCTGGGGATAAGGCCATTAACCGCACTTTATATTTGGTTGGAGGATTTCATGCATTCATTATACTACTCGTTTTAATAACTACCTTACTAGGGGCTAATGTGACTTTACCTAGCAACGATGCGATTGTTAGTATTTATCAAAATGGTACTTGGTTTGAACAAATCGACAATCGTTTAACGAATTTTTGGTTTTTCAGAACGGAAGCGATCTTTATTATTCCGATGAATATCTTCTTATTTTTAATAGGTGTCAAATTAATGCGTAACGGTGTATTTTCTCAAGATGAAAATGGTCGTCAAGCGCGTAACAAATTATTTTCTATAGGGCTATACATTGGTGTCCCCCTAAATTTCCTTATCTTTATTCCTGGAGGAGCTTTTGATTTACCTGTACGCTATTTATTTGCACCGGTAATGGCACTTGGATATATTGGAGTTTTTGGTAAAATGATAGAATATAAAAAGGGAGATTGGCTGTGGAAACGCTTTGGGCAAGTTGGCAAAATGTCTTTAAGTATTTATGTCCTACAAAATATTATGGCATCCTTCATTTTCTACGGGTGGGGCTTGGGTTTAGGCGGAAAGCTAAATAGCCTTGAGGTGATTGCTATCTGGATTACCCTTTCCCTTCTCCAACTTTTCATTGCGCAGCATTGGATTAAATATTTTCATGTTGGGCCAATGGAATGGATTCGGAAATTTGCTGTTCAAGCCATTTCGAATAAATAA
- a CDS encoding M20 family metallopeptidase, with amino-acid sequence MSILQQASKILDDIIQIRSHIHQHPELSNQEFNTTKLISNFFRDLDIPHTVCESGVGVIGYLQTDGAAKTLAIRADMDALPIIEGTDLTYKSKNNGVMHACGHDMHTAVLLGTAKLLLDNRHLLRCNVKFIFQPAEEIMAGAKDMIAAGALQSPTVDAIIALHTSPDLTIGEIGIRYGAMLAASDALNITVKGAGGHAAHPHKCVDPIVIAGHIITSLQSIISREIPPTDSAVITIGQVMGGEAHNIIPETVTMKGTVRTTTPNIRQQMPEVIERVVKNTAHSMRGDVDIEYTFGCPAVISDTTLLQLFEQVTTELFEHNAIVHMPVPSMGGEDFAFFLEEVPGFMFRIGTGSDNPNSRRALHNHKVEFENEAIYYGIASMANFALSYK; translated from the coding sequence ATGTCCATCTTACAGCAAGCATCAAAAATTTTAGACGACATTATTCAAATTCGTAGCCATATTCACCAACATCCTGAATTAAGCAATCAGGAATTTAATACTACAAAATTAATTTCGAACTTTTTTAGAGATCTAGATATACCGCATACTGTTTGCGAAAGTGGTGTGGGCGTTATCGGCTATCTTCAAACAGATGGAGCTGCTAAGACTTTAGCAATTCGTGCCGATATGGATGCATTGCCTATTATAGAAGGAACGGATTTAACATATAAATCCAAAAACAATGGTGTTATGCATGCTTGCGGACATGATATGCATACCGCCGTTTTATTAGGCACAGCTAAATTATTGCTAGACAACCGACATTTATTAAGATGTAATGTAAAGTTCATATTCCAGCCAGCAGAAGAAATAATGGCCGGGGCGAAAGATATGATAGCGGCAGGAGCGCTTCAAAGCCCAACTGTTGATGCAATTATTGCGCTTCATACTTCTCCTGATTTAACGATTGGAGAAATCGGTATACGCTATGGCGCTATGTTAGCTGCAAGTGATGCACTAAATATCACTGTTAAAGGAGCAGGTGGTCATGCTGCACATCCTCATAAATGTGTAGATCCTATTGTTATTGCGGGGCATATCATTACTTCATTACAATCTATTATTTCTAGAGAGATTCCACCAACTGATTCTGCAGTCATTACAATTGGTCAAGTTATGGGCGGTGAAGCACACAATATCATTCCGGAAACAGTTACGATGAAGGGAACAGTTCGCACGACTACTCCGAATATTCGACAACAAATGCCTGAAGTCATAGAAAGAGTTGTAAAAAATACTGCGCATAGTATGCGGGGCGATGTAGATATCGAATATACTTTTGGATGTCCTGCAGTTATCTCAGATACAACCTTGCTACAATTATTTGAACAAGTAACGACTGAGCTGTTTGAACATAACGCGATTGTACATATGCCGGTTCCTTCGATGGGAGGAGAAGATTTTGCTTTCTTTTTAGAAGAAGTACCTGGTTTCATGTTTAGAATAGGAACAGGCAGTGACAATCCAAATTCACGTCGTGCGCTTCATAATCATAAAGTTGAATTTGAAAATGAAGCAATTTATTACGGTATTGCTTCTATGGCTAATTTTGCTCTTTCTTATAAATAA